Below is a window of Cytobacillus firmus DNA.
CCTCAAAGCTATCCGCCTGCTCAAAACCAGGCTCAGCATTCCGAACCGCAGCATTTCGGAGGCACTTATGCAAATGGAGTGCAGCCGAATGTACAGCCGGCAGCCTTTTCGAGTTTTGAACCATACCATATGCAGGAGACTGAAACAAAAAATTTAGATATGCTTTTGGATATACCGCTTCAGGTAACGGTCGAGCTGGGAAGGACCAAACGTTCCGTAAAGGAGATTCTTGAATTGTCTTCCGGTTCAATTATCGAACTGGATAAACTGGCAGGTGAACCTGTTGATATTCTGGTGAATAACCGTTTAATTGCACAGGGTGAAGTGGTTGTCATTGACGAAAACTTTGGTGTGAGAGTTACAGATATTATCAGCCAGAGTGACCGTATAAAAAAATTAAGATAAAAAGCGGGGGTTATTTGAATGGCACATAAAATTTTAATAGTTGACGATGCAGCTTTTATGCGAATGATGATCAAAGATATTTTATCCAAGAATGGGTATGACGTAGTAGGCGAAGCTGCTGACGGTGCACAGGCTGTTGAAAAATATAAGGAAACACAGCCTGACCTTGTCACAATGGATATAACCATGCCGGAAATGGATGGAATTACAGCTCTGAAAGAAATTAAAAAATTAAATCCAGCTGCAAAAGTCATTATGTGTTCTGCAATGGGCCAGCAGGCGATGGTTATTGATGCCATTCAGGCTGGAGCAAAGGATTTTATTGTAAAACCGTTCCAGGCTGATAGAGTACTGGAAGCAATCGGCAAAACTTTGGGATAGTCATTATTCTTTTTAGAGGGTGCAAAATAGTGTGTAATGTAAAGAAAGTGATTTCTTTGCTGCTATTGTTTTCAATTGTTCTGCTGGGCGTGCAGCCGCAGGCCCAGGCAGAGCAATTGAATAATAGTGTTAAAGAATGTATGAAAAATCCTGAGGAATGCGGAAAACAGGAGTTAAAAGAATCAAAGGATTCAAAGACAGCAGAAGGACAGAAACAACAGGATGAAAGCGGAGAAATTGGCCTTACTTTTTGGGATTTTATAAAGATGATTTTAGCAACAGGCTTCACGATTGGATTACTGTATGGTCTTCTAAAGTTCATCAATAAAAAAAGTAAGGTGTATAACAGGTCGCAATTGGTTGAAAATCTTGGAGGGACAGCTTTAGGTGCAAACAGGTCAATTCAGCTGATTAAGGTTGGAAAACGCATTTTGGTAGTAGGGGTAGGGGAAAATATTCAGCTGTTAAAAGAAATAGACAACTCAGAAGAGTACAGCCAGATCATCAAAGAACATAATGACAAACTGGAACAGCTTATCCGTCCAAGCGACATTGTGACAAAGGTGATGAAAAGAACACAGCAAACAGAGGAAAACAAGCAAGGCAGCCAAAACTTCAGTGCACTGCTCGGGATTCAGCTGGATGAAATGAAAAAGGGCAGAAAAAAACTGTTTGATGAGTTAGAAAGAAAGGGCCAGAAGAAAGATGAATGAATTCATGGAGTTTTTTAATAGCAGCTCTCCTGAAAATGTATCTGCATCTGTGAAGCTTTTTTTATTGCTGACGGTACTTTCTCTCGCACCGAGTATTCTAATATTAATGACATGCTTTACAAGGATTGTCATCGTTCTTTCCTTTGTCAGAACGGCGCTTGCTACTCAGCAAATGCCGCCGAACCAGGTTATAATCGGCCTATCCTTATTCCTGACATTCTTTATTATGGCTCCAACCATGCAGGAAGTGAACAAACAGGCTTTAACTCCTTTATTCAATGAAGAAATAAATCTGGAACAAGCGTATGAAAAAGCATCAATACCCTTCAAGGAATTTATGAGTGCCCATACAAGGCAGAAGGACTTGGCTCTATTTCTTGAATACTCCGGGGCTGAAGCGCCGGCTTCCATTGAAGATATTCCGCTTACGAGTCTTGTTCCGGCATTTGCCATAAGTGAAGTTAAGACAGCTTTTCAAATTGGCTTTATGATTTTTATTCCTTTTCTGGTTATCGACATGGTTGTTGCAAGTGTGTTGATGTCCATGGGGATGATGATGCTTCCTCCGGTTATGATTTCGCTTCCGTTCAAAATATTATTATTTGTACTTGTGGACGGATGGTACTTAGTAGTTAAATCCCTTTTACAAAGCTTTTAAGCAGGTGAACATTCAGAATGACTCCAGAAACAGTTATATCCATTGCAGAAAGAGGGATCATCACTGTATTGATGATTTGTGGTCCCTTGCTAATTTTGGCACTAGTAGTCGGCTTAGTTGTCAGCATTTTTCAGGCTACAACTCAAATTCAGGAACAGACGCTGGCTTTTATTCCTAAAATTGTAGCGGTCCTTGTAGGTGTTGTATTCTTTGGTCCTTGGATGCTTAGCCACATGCTCTCGTATGCAAATGAGATTTTCTCTAATTTGACCAGGTTTGTAGGCTGATGACATGTTAGATTTTCTGCCTTCTTTTCCTGCCTTTTTACTTATTTTTGTAAGGGTGACATCTTTCTTTTTAATGATGCCCCTTTTTTCTTACAGATCCATCCCGGCATCACACAAAATTGGCCTTGGCTTCTTTTTGGCCTGGATTATGTTCCTGGGCATGGATGTCCCTGCTCTTGAAATTGACGGCACATTTTTTCTTTTAATCATAAAAGAAGCATTGGTTGGGCTGATGGTTGGATTTATTGCCTATTTAATCCTTTCAGCCATTCAAATTGCCGGAGGATTTATTGATTTCCAGATGGGTTTTGCCATTGCGAATGTGATTGATCCGCAGACAGGAGCGCAGAGCCCTTTAATGGGACAGTATTTGTATACGATCGCTCTCTTTTTTTTATTAACCGTTAATGGCCACCATCTCATGCTTGATGGAGTGTTTTACAGCTATAATTTTATCCCGCTGGATCAGGCATGGATTTCTTTCGGGGATGAAAATATGGCTGAATATGTCATTAAAGCCATGAATACGATGTTCGTTATTGCCTTTCAGATGTCCATCCCTGTT
It encodes the following:
- the fliQ gene encoding flagellar biosynthesis protein FliQ, whose protein sequence is MTPETVISIAERGIITVLMICGPLLILALVVGLVVSIFQATTQIQEQTLAFIPKIVAVLVGVVFFGPWMLSHMLSYANEIFSNLTRFVG
- a CDS encoding response regulator, with amino-acid sequence MAHKILIVDDAAFMRMMIKDILSKNGYDVVGEAADGAQAVEKYKETQPDLVTMDITMPEMDGITALKEIKKLNPAAKVIMCSAMGQQAMVIDAIQAGAKDFIVKPFQADRVLEAIGKTLG
- a CDS encoding flagellar biosynthetic protein FliO, with protein sequence MCNVKKVISLLLLFSIVLLGVQPQAQAEQLNNSVKECMKNPEECGKQELKESKDSKTAEGQKQQDESGEIGLTFWDFIKMILATGFTIGLLYGLLKFINKKSKVYNRSQLVENLGGTALGANRSIQLIKVGKRILVVGVGENIQLLKEIDNSEEYSQIIKEHNDKLEQLIRPSDIVTKVMKRTQQTEENKQGSQNFSALLGIQLDEMKKGRKKLFDELERKGQKKDE
- the fliR gene encoding flagellar biosynthetic protein FliR, coding for MLDFLPSFPAFLLIFVRVTSFFLMMPLFSYRSIPASHKIGLGFFLAWIMFLGMDVPALEIDGTFFLLIIKEALVGLMVGFIAYLILSAIQIAGGFIDFQMGFAIANVIDPQTGAQSPLMGQYLYTIALFFLLTVNGHHLMLDGVFYSYNFIPLDQAWISFGDENMAEYVIKAMNTMFVIAFQMSIPVVGSLFLVDVALGIVARTVPQLNVFVVGLPLKIGVSFIVLIVVMSVLIYAFSLAIETMLQTMRGLMELMGGS
- the fliP gene encoding flagellar type III secretion system pore protein FliP (The bacterial flagellar biogenesis protein FliP forms a type III secretion system (T3SS)-type pore required for flagellar assembly.) — encoded protein: MNEFMEFFNSSSPENVSASVKLFLLLTVLSLAPSILILMTCFTRIVIVLSFVRTALATQQMPPNQVIIGLSLFLTFFIMAPTMQEVNKQALTPLFNEEINLEQAYEKASIPFKEFMSAHTRQKDLALFLEYSGAEAPASIEDIPLTSLVPAFAISEVKTAFQIGFMIFIPFLVIDMVVASVLMSMGMMMLPPVMISLPFKILLFVLVDGWYLVVKSLLQSF